One region of Jeotgalibacillus aurantiacus genomic DNA includes:
- a CDS encoding zeta toxin family protein has protein sequence MGSVDFNPTMIVFAGNNGSGKSTFRSIITEKHGILLNIDPDALARKYTANPELKAGRDSIKLVQEQIIRSQDFSIETTLSGNLPLRQMEQAKKAGYEIIMYYLGIENIEINIDRIALRVRNGGHHIPTEDVLRRKDRSIKNLLKCIHLVDSIYLVDNTDFNAQIIAEIENGELIYFKENSPQWIIPILSELK, from the coding sequence ATGGGATCAGTTGATTTTAACCCAACCATGATTGTATTTGCTGGGAATAATGGAAGTGGTAAAAGTACTTTTAGAAGCATAATAACTGAAAAACACGGAATTCTACTAAATATTGATCCAGATGCATTAGCAAGAAAATACACTGCTAATCCGGAACTAAAAGCAGGTAGAGACTCCATAAAATTAGTTCAAGAGCAAATAATTAGAAGTCAGGATTTTTCTATCGAAACGACTCTGTCCGGAAATCTTCCACTTAGGCAAATGGAACAAGCTAAAAAAGCTGGTTATGAAATAATCATGTACTATCTTGGAATTGAAAATATAGAAATTAATATTGATCGAATTGCATTGCGTGTAAGAAATGGAGGACATCATATACCTACGGAGGATGTACTAAGAAGGAAAGACAGATCTATAAAGAACCTTTTGAAATGCATTCATTTGGTAGATAGTATATACCTTGTAGATAATACAGATTTTAATGCTCAAATTATTGCTGAGATAGAAAATGGAGAATTAATTTATTTTAAAGAGAATTCACCCCAATGGATAATACCTATTTTAAGTGAACTAAAATAA
- a CDS encoding formate/nitrite transporter family protein, translated as METSTIDKLLGAAAMKRDLLREQPNHYIVRAMLAGMYVGMAVVMAFRLAQPFYEAGSPATYFINAIFFGVAFCLILYGKTELFTSNTMYMVVGAMKKTTNWMDTLRVWGACYLGNLVGILFFTGLIIMTGLFATMDPSESYLITAAEKKMNLPYSEMFFRAILANWLVCLAVWIPLQVKDDIAKIALMILFVFTFFISGYEHSIANMALFSIALTAPHTALVTMQAAIENVVIVTLGNIVGGAFFVGVLYTYLNSAKKEAAVQSKVKASSGERTALEK; from the coding sequence ATGGAAACCTCTACGATAGATAAGTTATTGGGCGCGGCGGCGATGAAACGCGATTTACTGAGAGAGCAGCCGAATCATTATATCGTGCGTGCGATGCTTGCGGGTATGTATGTAGGAATGGCGGTTGTGATGGCATTCCGCCTTGCACAGCCTTTTTATGAAGCTGGATCTCCGGCGACATATTTTATCAATGCGATTTTCTTTGGTGTCGCGTTCTGTCTCATTTTATATGGGAAAACAGAGCTGTTTACATCTAATACAATGTACATGGTCGTTGGTGCGATGAAGAAAACGACAAACTGGATGGATACGCTGCGCGTTTGGGGTGCATGTTATCTTGGAAATCTGGTTGGCATTTTATTTTTCACTGGTCTTATTATCATGACCGGTTTGTTTGCCACAATGGATCCGTCTGAATCGTATCTGATTACAGCCGCTGAAAAGAAGATGAATCTTCCTTATTCCGAAATGTTTTTCAGAGCTATTTTAGCAAACTGGCTTGTGTGTCTGGCTGTCTGGATTCCGCTTCAGGTAAAGGATGATATCGCAAAAATTGCACTGATGATTCTGTTTGTATTTACGTTTTTCATTTCAGGCTATGAGCATAGCATTGCCAACATGGCACTGTTTTCTATTGCATTAACGGCTCCGCATACAGCGCTTGTCACGATGCAGGCTGCGATTGAAAATGTGGTGATCGTGACGCTTGGGAATATTGTCGGTGGTGCCTTTTTCGTTGGAGTGCTTTACACGTATCTGAACTCTGCTAAAAAAGAAGCAGCTGTTCAGTCTAAAGTGAAAGCATCTTCAGGCGAGCGTACAGCGCTGGAGAAATAA
- a CDS encoding FAD-dependent monooxygenase — protein MTSIIETDVLIIGAGPAGLMAANELQKRNVDFVCLEKRPGPTKLSKALGIQARTLELLEFLGIHKQFLKEGYPGPGAKLHLAGEKPSYVELFHIKSRYPYLFILPQNEIEALFIEHLEKSGGSIQMEHEVVDMSQSRDGILVTVSHNGRQKQYAAKYALACDGAHSRVRDLLGIDFVGEDEGYTFFTADVEIPGLNEIYINMHLNDRGAVAVFPYKDGSYRVVGMDRAKQGPPYKKELKLEELQESLDRILEVPYRVEKPRYLSSFGTAHRQVRRYRIGNVFFLGDAAHINNPLGGQGMNLGLEDASNLCWKIDTVLRGLTDESFLDSYNDERYPIAQGVIRDTTRELKAIDLKGPVGLVRNWSGKAALSQSWVQPRIANYLSHIHHEYHKVKRNKLMKNTGLSRKAVQPGQRVPDQKLFFEGKSSARLYQFIHKHGFVCLIYIDCYDEKLIHYAHSLSKLFSEFYPGLIKVFLVARGGTVQIEEDRLPIIYDVHRNIERNLGMDKGNALLIRPDGHVAFHDHSQDAQKSLEMLETFLK, from the coding sequence ATGACTTCTATTATTGAAACAGATGTCCTTATCATTGGTGCCGGCCCCGCTGGTCTGATGGCGGCCAATGAACTGCAAAAACGAAATGTTGATTTTGTATGTCTTGAAAAAAGACCGGGTCCGACAAAGCTGTCAAAGGCGCTTGGGATTCAGGCAAGAACGTTAGAACTGCTTGAGTTTCTCGGAATTCATAAACAGTTTCTTAAAGAGGGGTATCCTGGCCCGGGGGCGAAGCTTCATTTAGCTGGAGAGAAGCCATCTTACGTTGAGTTATTTCATATCAAAAGCCGTTACCCATATTTATTTATTCTTCCTCAAAACGAGATCGAAGCGCTTTTCATAGAGCATCTGGAGAAATCAGGCGGTTCGATTCAGATGGAGCATGAAGTTGTTGACATGAGCCAGAGCCGTGACGGCATTCTGGTTACGGTCAGCCATAATGGAAGGCAGAAGCAATATGCTGCAAAGTATGCACTCGCCTGTGACGGCGCACACAGCAGGGTTCGCGACCTTCTCGGCATTGACTTTGTCGGAGAGGATGAAGGTTACACCTTTTTCACCGCGGACGTTGAGATCCCCGGCTTAAATGAAATATACATTAACATGCACCTGAATGACCGTGGAGCAGTCGCGGTTTTTCCTTATAAAGACGGAAGCTATCGCGTTGTGGGAATGGACCGTGCGAAACAGGGTCCCCCTTATAAAAAAGAGCTGAAGCTTGAGGAGCTGCAGGAAAGTCTGGACCGGATTCTTGAAGTTCCTTACCGCGTGGAAAAGCCGAGATATTTGTCCTCATTCGGTACTGCTCATCGGCAGGTCCGGCGTTACCGGATTGGCAATGTGTTTTTCCTTGGTGACGCGGCCCATATTAATAATCCGCTTGGTGGTCAGGGGATGAATCTTGGTCTTGAGGATGCCTCTAACCTTTGCTGGAAGATCGATACGGTTTTGAGAGGTTTGACAGATGAGTCATTTTTGGACAGTTATAACGACGAACGCTATCCGATTGCACAGGGCGTCATCCGGGATACGACACGTGAGCTGAAAGCCATTGATTTAAAGGGTCCGGTTGGTTTGGTACGCAACTGGTCAGGAAAAGCAGCGCTTAGTCAAAGCTGGGTGCAGCCGCGAATTGCGAATTACCTGTCTCACATTCATCATGAATACCATAAAGTGAAACGCAATAAACTGATGAAAAACACAGGGTTATCCAGAAAAGCCGTTCAGCCGGGGCAGCGCGTTCCTGATCAGAAGCTGTTTTTTGAAGGGAAGTCATCTGCGAGGCTGTATCAGTTTATTCACAAACATGGATTTGTCTGCCTGATCTATATTGACTGCTATGATGAAAAGCTCATTCATTACGCACATTCACTGTCGAAATTGTTCAGTGAATTTTATCCGGGCCTGATCAAAGTATTTCTCGTTGCCAGAGGAGGAACCGTTCAGATAGAGGAAGACCGGTTACCGATCATTTATGATGTGCACCGGAATATTGAACGTAACCTTGGCATGGATAAAGGCAATGCATTACTGATCCGTCCGGATGGTCATGTTGCGTTTCACGATCATTCTCAGGATGCACAAAAATCACTCGAGATGCTGGAAACATTTTTAAAATAA
- a CDS encoding DUF3784 domain-containing protein, giving the protein MAGAIVNFIVMIPLLTMAIVLSKGKGAFLIAGYNTMPKSEKAQYDETAICKFMGRVLYVISFSVFLMGLSELIEQQTLLIIGLALLFSTIIFTLVYSNTGDRFKKNLS; this is encoded by the coding sequence ATGGCAGGGGCAATTGTTAATTTTATCGTAATGATTCCACTTTTAACGATGGCAATCGTATTATCAAAAGGCAAAGGCGCATTTTTAATTGCAGGGTATAACACCATGCCTAAAAGCGAAAAAGCACAGTATGACGAAACCGCTATCTGCAAATTTATGGGGAGGGTTCTGTACGTAATAAGCTTCAGCGTTTTCCTGATGGGTTTGAGTGAGCTGATCGAACAACAAACTCTTCTTATCATTGGCCTGGCGCTGCTTTTCAGTACCATCATCTTCACCCTGGTTTACTCAAATACCGGTGATCGATTTAAGAAGAATCTTTCCTGA
- a CDS encoding NAD(P)-dependent alcohol dehydrogenase codes for MKAVICTAYGPPDVLKLQEIEKPVPKEFDLLIKVHASAVQSGDRRVRALDVPAAGKFPMRIALGFKAPRKPVLGVVVAGEVVETGSRVQHFKVGDRVYGLTGMRFGGYAEYACIKEHKCVQLMPLNASFTEAASLPFGGTTALHFLRRVKIEQANTVLIYGASGAVGSMAVQIAKYYGAHVTGVCSGRNVELVKSLGADAVIDYTKEGYDSELTTYDAVFDASGKINKQSARQHLNEQGLFSTVAGQGVATEFKEDLTLLNQMFEAGNLRAVIDSIYPMEEIVAAHRYVDADQKAGNVIVSVVHEEEQKIPV; via the coding sequence ATGAAAGCAGTGATTTGTACCGCATATGGCCCGCCGGATGTGTTGAAACTTCAGGAGATTGAAAAGCCTGTACCGAAGGAGTTTGACCTTTTAATCAAAGTTCATGCATCAGCTGTTCAGTCAGGAGATCGTCGCGTTCGTGCGCTTGATGTACCGGCAGCCGGAAAGTTTCCGATGAGGATTGCGCTCGGGTTTAAAGCGCCAAGGAAACCTGTCTTGGGCGTTGTAGTAGCAGGTGAAGTCGTGGAAACGGGCAGTCGCGTACAGCATTTTAAGGTTGGGGATCGTGTATACGGGCTGACTGGAATGCGATTTGGCGGATATGCGGAATATGCGTGTATTAAGGAGCATAAATGTGTGCAGCTCATGCCTCTGAACGCAAGCTTTACTGAAGCGGCCAGTCTGCCATTTGGCGGAACAACGGCTCTGCATTTTTTACGAAGGGTGAAAATTGAACAGGCGAATACGGTGTTGATTTACGGGGCTTCCGGAGCGGTTGGCTCTATGGCAGTTCAGATCGCTAAATATTATGGTGCCCACGTGACGGGTGTTTGCAGTGGACGTAATGTAGAGCTCGTAAAAAGCCTTGGTGCAGATGCAGTCATTGATTATACAAAAGAGGGGTATGACAGCGAACTGACGACCTATGATGCTGTGTTTGATGCCTCAGGGAAGATCAATAAGCAGTCAGCCCGACAACACCTTAATGAGCAGGGGTTATTCAGCACGGTAGCCGGACAGGGTGTAGCAACAGAGTTTAAAGAAGACCTGACCCTGCTGAATCAGATGTTTGAAGCGGGTAACCTGAGAGCGGTCATCGATTCAATTTACCCAATGGAGGAAATTGTTGCAGCCCACCGCTATGTCGATGCCGATCAGAAGGCAGGGAATGTCATCGTTTCGGTTGTACATGAGGAAGAACAGAAAATACCGGTTTAA
- a CDS encoding M48 family metallopeptidase: MNQRGIKSERETIYFVIAIVFSIMVYIGAAISIVGIGIALAVLMVVLFMNALMLGSIRGNGVRVSERQFPDVYERAVALSKVMGLKNTPDFFVVQSEGALNAFATRFFGRNMIVVYSEVFELARQNGSEELDFIIAHELSHIKRNHIWKNILTMPAQFIPFLAQAYSRSCEYTCDREAAYYTQNADAAKRALTLLGVGKVMYREVNEDAYLEQIESESHGAVWISEILSTHPNLPKRIYSVERFMNPNSMYAYTQKPGRIALGAGLLVGGATGAYIAVLVSITLAGVVFGSLIPDELAASEDALFEDSNFDYATTPLIDAVNSGDSEAVSTLINEGASLEEGDSEGTTPLLYTAYNSDLKMMEMLLNEGADPNTIDISTTPLMQAVFYDDKEMAALLYEYGADPEMADPYGDTPINYLGLDSVEEFEMWMMQ; encoded by the coding sequence ATGAATCAACGTGGAATTAAGTCAGAAAGAGAAACCATTTATTTTGTTATTGCCATTGTCTTTAGCATCATGGTGTATATCGGAGCTGCCATCTCCATTGTCGGAATCGGCATCGCACTTGCGGTTTTAATGGTTGTTTTATTTATGAACGCACTCATGCTTGGATCGATCCGTGGAAACGGCGTCCGGGTCAGCGAGCGTCAGTTCCCGGACGTCTATGAACGGGCTGTTGCGTTATCAAAGGTGATGGGGCTGAAGAACACACCTGATTTCTTTGTCGTTCAAAGTGAAGGTGCGCTCAATGCTTTTGCGACGCGATTCTTCGGTCGCAACATGATTGTGGTGTATTCAGAAGTGTTTGAACTTGCCAGACAGAATGGTTCAGAGGAGCTTGATTTCATTATTGCACACGAGCTTTCTCATATTAAAAGAAACCACATATGGAAAAACATCCTGACCATGCCTGCCCAGTTCATCCCGTTTCTCGCACAGGCCTACAGCCGTTCATGTGAGTACACATGTGACCGCGAAGCTGCTTACTACACACAGAATGCGGACGCAGCGAAACGTGCATTGACACTGCTTGGCGTGGGAAAAGTGATGTATCGTGAAGTGAATGAGGATGCTTACCTTGAACAGATCGAATCAGAATCCCACGGAGCGGTCTGGATCAGTGAGATCTTATCCACTCATCCGAATTTACCGAAACGCATTTATTCAGTTGAGCGTTTTATGAATCCTAATTCAATGTATGCCTATACACAAAAGCCGGGACGTATTGCGCTGGGTGCCGGATTGTTAGTTGGTGGAGCAACAGGCGCCTATATTGCCGTTCTGGTTAGTATCACGCTTGCTGGTGTGGTGTTCGGGTCCTTGATCCCGGATGAACTCGCAGCATCTGAGGACGCACTTTTTGAAGACAGTAATTTTGATTATGCAACAACACCGTTAATCGATGCCGTCAATTCAGGTGATAGTGAGGCTGTTTCAACTTTGATTAATGAAGGCGCGAGCTTAGAAGAAGGAGATTCTGAAGGTACTACGCCGTTATTATATACTGCGTATAATTCCGATCTCAAAATGATGGAAATGCTGCTGAATGAAGGCGCAGATCCTAACACAATCGACATCAGCACAACACCACTGATGCAGGCTGTTTTCTATGATGATAAAGAAATGGCTGCACTCTTATATGAATATGGCGCAGACCCTGAAATGGCCGACCCATACGGTGACACCCCAATTAATTATCTTGGATTGGACAGTGTGGAAGAGTTTGAGATGTGGATGATGCAATAA
- a CDS encoding TetR/AcrR family transcriptional regulator, whose amino-acid sequence MKKKLDHRKRYTRKVLKDSLISLLATKPISSITVKEICEMADINRSTFYTHYADHLDLLNKIEEEIIEDMNQYLQTYSYEAEEEAIQITQKILNYIIENKLVLQTLLQSNGSPTFEKKLMELTRQYMINNWMKENVVNAEESRYLSTFVISGAIHVIKDWIEQDMDQSPEDLAKMINSFVNYGFSYLE is encoded by the coding sequence ATGAAAAAAAAGCTCGATCACCGCAAACGTTATACACGGAAAGTATTAAAAGACAGCCTCATTTCACTGCTGGCAACAAAACCAATCTCCTCTATTACCGTCAAGGAAATCTGTGAAATGGCTGATATAAACCGGTCTACCTTTTATACGCACTATGCGGATCATCTGGATCTGCTCAATAAAATCGAAGAAGAAATCATTGAGGATATGAACCAGTACCTACAAACCTACAGTTATGAGGCGGAAGAGGAAGCCATTCAGATTACACAGAAAATCCTCAATTATATTATTGAGAACAAGCTTGTACTGCAAACTTTGTTGCAATCCAACGGTTCACCGACTTTTGAAAAAAAGCTGATGGAGCTGACCCGCCAATATATGATCAATAATTGGATGAAGGAAAACGTAGTAAATGCTGAAGAATCAAGATATTTAAGTACTTTTGTGATCAGTGGTGCCATTCATGTCATTAAAGACTGGATCGAACAGGACATGGACCAGTCTCCGGAAGACCTCGCTAAAATGATTAACAGCTTTGTCAACTACGGATTTTCGTATCTTGAGTAA
- a CDS encoding efflux RND transporter permease subunit, which translates to MADYLPDDAPSIEAVELMEQEFDEPVPNARVMIQDVTVTEALQMKQNLEEIEGISAVTWLDDVMDLTVPLEMADQDMLSSYYQDGAALISVTIEEEQEVAVTNEIYDLIGEDGTITGEAVTTAVSQTMAGDESMYAALLLVPIIIIILILSTNSWVEPVLFLTAIGVSILINLGSNIFLGEVSFITQSVAPILQLAVSLDYAIFLLHSFSDYRKQVSDPTEAMKLAMKRSFPAIIASASTTFFGFMALTFMDFGIGSDLGINLVKGILLSFISVIIFLPALTLMFYKWIDKTQHRQFIPDFKNVGSKVMKLRIPSLLIVMLLIVPAFLAQSNTTFIYGAGEFPEDTRAGQDVVKTEEVFGKEMPMVLLVPEEDRGTEEALVQELEGLPNVVSVMSYVNVVGAAVPPEYLDEAVTEQFYSGNYARITIFAQTDAEGEAAFSLIEQVKETADQYYDDTHLLGESVSLYDIREIVQEDNTFVNIMTVVTVGLVLLITFRSLSIPVVLLLAIQASVWINLAIPYFTDAPLVYIGYLLISTIQLAATVDYGILFTENYYKLRQEMSAMQAIKKTIDEKLFAIFISASILSSVGFILWLTSTNPVVSSIGLLLGRGALLAFVMVVFVLPAMLVVFDKIIEKTSWKPNFYKGK; encoded by the coding sequence ATGGCTGACTACTTACCGGATGATGCACCGTCGATTGAAGCGGTGGAGCTGATGGAGCAGGAATTTGATGAGCCTGTTCCAAATGCCAGGGTTATGATTCAGGATGTGACGGTTACAGAAGCACTTCAGATGAAACAGAATCTTGAAGAAATAGAAGGGATCAGCGCCGTCACCTGGCTTGACGATGTGATGGATCTCACGGTGCCGCTTGAAATGGCCGATCAGGACATGCTTTCTTCTTATTATCAGGATGGAGCGGCTCTGATTTCGGTCACGATTGAAGAAGAGCAGGAAGTCGCAGTGACCAATGAAATCTATGATCTGATTGGAGAAGATGGGACGATCACGGGTGAAGCCGTGACAACGGCTGTTTCGCAGACGATGGCAGGTGATGAATCCATGTATGCCGCGCTGCTGCTCGTACCGATTATTATCATCATCTTAATTTTATCAACGAACTCATGGGTGGAACCGGTACTGTTCTTAACGGCCATTGGGGTTTCGATCCTGATTAATCTGGGGTCGAATATCTTTTTGGGAGAAGTGTCGTTTATCACGCAGTCAGTTGCGCCGATTTTGCAGCTGGCCGTGTCACTGGATTATGCGATCTTCCTGCTGCACAGCTTCTCAGATTACCGCAAGCAGGTATCCGACCCTACAGAGGCGATGAAGCTTGCGATGAAGCGATCCTTCCCGGCGATCATTGCCAGTGCCTCTACGACCTTTTTCGGGTTCATGGCACTGACCTTTATGGACTTTGGGATTGGCTCTGATTTAGGTATTAACCTTGTGAAAGGGATACTGCTAAGCTTTATCAGCGTCATCATCTTCCTGCCGGCGCTTACACTGATGTTTTATAAATGGATTGATAAAACGCAGCACCGTCAGTTTATTCCTGACTTTAAAAACGTCGGGTCAAAAGTGATGAAGCTGAGAATTCCGAGTCTGCTTATTGTCATGTTACTGATTGTGCCGGCCTTTTTGGCGCAGAGTAATACGACATTCATTTATGGAGCGGGTGAATTTCCAGAGGATACACGTGCCGGTCAGGACGTGGTGAAAACAGAGGAAGTGTTTGGGAAAGAAATGCCGATGGTGCTGCTTGTTCCGGAAGAGGACCGCGGGACAGAAGAAGCGCTTGTGCAGGAGCTTGAAGGGTTGCCGAATGTTGTAAGCGTGATGTCTTACGTAAATGTCGTGGGTGCTGCCGTTCCGCCTGAGTATCTAGATGAAGCTGTGACTGAACAGTTTTACTCCGGCAATTATGCGCGAATTACGATCTTTGCACAAACGGATGCTGAAGGAGAAGCTGCTTTTTCGCTGATCGAACAGGTGAAGGAGACAGCAGACCAGTATTATGATGACACACACCTGCTGGGTGAAAGTGTTTCGCTGTACGATATACGAGAGATTGTACAGGAAGACAATACTTTCGTTAACATCATGACCGTTGTGACGGTGGGGCTGGTTTTATTAATCACTTTCCGGTCCTTATCTATACCGGTCGTACTGCTGCTGGCGATTCAGGCGTCCGTCTGGATTAACCTCGCAATCCCGTATTTTACAGATGCGCCGCTTGTCTACATCGGCTATTTGCTGATCAGTACGATTCAACTGGCTGCAACGGTGGATTACGGCATTCTGTTTACTGAAAACTATTACAAGCTGAGACAGGAAATGAGCGCGATGCAGGCGATTAAAAAGACGATTGATGAAAAGCTGTTTGCGATTTTTATCTCAGCCTCCATTTTATCAAGTGTCGGTTTTATCCTGTGGCTGACATCAACGAATCCAGTTGTATCATCGATCGGTCTGTTACTCGGCCGCGGAGCGCTGCTGGCGTTTGTCATGGTCGTGTTCGTCCTGCCGGCGATGCTTGTTGTTTTTGATAAAATCATAGAAAAAACGTCATGGAAACCAAACTTTTATAAGGGGAAATGA
- a CDS encoding YhgE/Pip domain-containing protein, protein MKLKRTTATFTAFLLAMPTILVSAESEEPAEDSSAQGPGAFDKKDEVIYANLDSSGAQQDLYVVNNFTVSEEGTITDYGSYSSVQNLTDLTAIEQEDDRIEFTAQEDEFYYQGNLDNQALPWEFDITYELNGEEMTAEELAGEEGELQIQIDTAKNEEGQEVFFNNYLLQITMTFDSERYKNIQAPDGTIANAGKDRQVTFTVLPESEESFTVNADVTDLEMDSIQIAAVPSNMAIEAPDTENLKEEVMPLADATSEVNRGVGELRDGVAELNDGVGSLYNGSAQYLDGINQLQANSGSLVEGSDSIKGALQQLSQAVGAGSGNMNLSQFTELTGGLRQIAGGLGEVQGGLTELSGQYSQAYGALDQAVAAIPEAFVSEADIQALYESGADPATVDQLVQSYQASLAVKETYNAVSQAFDAISPALETSAGALTDLQSTLNTMADQLETSLSATSMDESLQQLQEGLQTLSANYDQFHSGLVSYTGGVGELAGSYGELHNGLAGVNEGTGELENGAVQLNDGTAELADATSDLPDQIEVEINELIGEFDKSDFEPVSFVSEQNENVETVQFVIKTAAIQKPDEEQTEDAVQEEKSFWDRLVDLFR, encoded by the coding sequence ATGAAATTAAAGCGCACAACAGCCACCTTCACGGCATTTCTTCTGGCTATGCCAACGATTCTCGTATCTGCTGAATCAGAGGAGCCTGCAGAGGACTCTTCTGCTCAGGGACCGGGTGCTTTTGATAAAAAAGATGAAGTCATTTATGCGAATCTGGATTCATCAGGCGCGCAACAGGATCTTTACGTCGTCAATAACTTCACGGTTAGCGAGGAAGGCACCATCACGGATTACGGATCGTATTCGAGCGTGCAGAACTTAACAGACCTGACTGCTATCGAGCAGGAGGATGACCGGATAGAGTTCACAGCACAGGAGGATGAATTCTATTACCAGGGGAACCTTGATAATCAGGCTCTGCCATGGGAATTTGATATCACCTACGAACTGAACGGTGAAGAAATGACTGCTGAAGAGCTTGCCGGGGAAGAAGGCGAGCTTCAGATTCAGATTGATACCGCTAAAAATGAAGAGGGACAGGAAGTATTCTTTAACAATTACCTGCTTCAGATCACGATGACCTTTGACTCTGAGCGGTATAAAAACATTCAGGCACCGGATGGCACGATTGCCAATGCAGGTAAGGACAGACAGGTAACCTTTACTGTGCTACCTGAATCCGAGGAATCTTTTACCGTCAACGCAGACGTAACAGATCTTGAAATGGATTCCATTCAGATCGCAGCTGTACCATCCAATATGGCGATCGAAGCACCGGATACAGAAAACCTGAAGGAAGAAGTGATGCCGCTTGCGGATGCCACATCAGAGGTCAACCGCGGGGTCGGCGAGCTGAGAGATGGAGTAGCTGAGTTGAACGATGGTGTAGGCAGTCTTTACAACGGCTCAGCACAGTATCTCGACGGCATTAACCAGCTCCAGGCAAATTCAGGATCCCTCGTTGAAGGCTCTGATTCCATTAAAGGAGCACTGCAGCAGCTGAGTCAGGCAGTCGGAGCGGGATCCGGTAATATGAATCTCAGCCAGTTTACAGAACTGACAGGCGGCTTACGTCAGATTGCCGGCGGTCTTGGTGAAGTTCAGGGTGGTTTAACGGAACTCAGCGGCCAGTACAGCCAGGCATATGGCGCGCTGGATCAGGCAGTAGCAGCGATTCCGGAGGCTTTCGTATCAGAGGCTGACATACAGGCCCTTTATGAAAGTGGAGCGGATCCGGCAACGGTTGATCAGCTGGTACAGAGCTATCAGGCATCGCTGGCTGTAAAAGAAACATATAATGCAGTCAGCCAGGCATTTGATGCGATTTCACCGGCACTGGAAACGAGTGCAGGGGCACTCACTGATCTTCAAAGCACGCTGAACACAATGGCAGATCAGCTTGAAACAAGCCTTTCTGCAACCAGCATGGACGAATCCCTGCAACAGCTGCAGGAGGGGCTTCAGACACTGTCTGCGAATTATGATCAGTTTCATTCAGGACTGGTTTCATATACCGGCGGCGTTGGAGAGCTTGCGGGCTCATACGGTGAATTGCACAACGGCTTAGCCGGTGTAAATGAGGGAACAGGAGAGCTTGAAAACGGCGCTGTCCAGCTAAACGACGGCACAGCTGAACTCGCTGATGCCACAAGTGACCTGCCGGATCAGATTGAAGTCGAAATCAATGAACTGATCGGAGAGTTTGACAAATCCGATTTCGAGCCGGTTTCATTTGTATCCGAGCAGAATGAAAACGTGGAAACCGTTCAGTTTGTCATTAAGACAGCGGCGATTCAGAAGCCGGATGAAGAGCAGACAGAGGATGCGGTTCAGGAAGAGAAAAGCTTCTGGGATCGTTTAGTGGATTTGTTCAGGTGA
- a CDS encoding histidine phosphatase family protein, with the protein MIYVIRHGQTDLNLQRKMQGRTGLPLNENGISQAHSLKTELQNVKFDFVYSSPQERAVQTAEIVTGKQALTDERLNVIDVGEADQLPVKDIHMKGPLPDPDVYKGVEDPELFAKRIFSFMHEIEKKHGNDNVNILLSGHRCKTGCIGAYFEGIPEDRNVLKFSSDTGKYQVYEFSTTHGQ; encoded by the coding sequence ATGATTTATGTCATCAGGCACGGCCAGACAGATTTAAATTTGCAACGAAAAATGCAGGGCAGAACAGGGCTTCCGTTAAATGAAAACGGTATTTCACAAGCACATTCATTGAAGACTGAACTACAGAATGTGAAATTTGATTTCGTATATTCTTCACCACAGGAAAGAGCAGTCCAGACAGCGGAGATAGTGACAGGGAAACAGGCACTCACAGATGAAAGGTTAAATGTGATTGATGTAGGTGAGGCTGATCAATTACCAGTGAAAGATATACATATGAAAGGGCCGTTACCCGATCCTGACGTGTATAAAGGGGTAGAAGATCCTGAGTTGTTTGCAAAACGGATTTTCAGCTTCATGCATGAAATCGAGAAGAAACATGGAAATGATAATGTAAATATCCTATTGTCTGGACATCGTTGCAAAACGGGCTGTATCGGTGCTTATTTTGAAGGAATACCTGAGGATCGAAATGTTTTAAAATTTTCTTCAGACACTGGGAAATATCAGGTTTATGAATTTAGTACAACACATGGCCAGTGA